A region from the Xiphias gladius isolate SHS-SW01 ecotype Sanya breed wild chromosome 20, ASM1685928v1, whole genome shotgun sequence genome encodes:
- the LOC120805960 gene encoding guanine nucleotide-binding protein G(q) subunit alpha-like — MILSSVGACCLSPEAKEARRINDEIERQLRRDKKDARREFKLLLLGTGESGKSTFIKQMRIIHGRGYSEEDKRGFTRLVYQNIFTAMQAMIQAMNTLQIPYKYEHNKANASIVMGVDVEMVTTLTNPYVDAIKSLWSDPGIQECYNRKREYQLSDSTKYYLNDLDRIVDTAYLPTQQDVLRVRVPTTGIIEYPFDLENVVFRMVDVGGQRSERRKWIHCFENVTSIMFLVALSEYDQVLVESANENRMEESMALFRTIITYKWFRDSSVILFLNKIDLLEEKIMYSHLVDYFPEYDGPQRDVKAGKEFILDMFVSLNPNEKKIIYSHFTCATDTDNIRFVFRAVKDHILQENLEVYNLV; from the exons ATGATTCTGAGCTCCGTGGGAGCCTGCTGCCTCAGCCCGGAGGCCAAAGAAGCTCGCAGGATCAACGATGAGATCGAGAGGCAGCTCCGCCGGGACAAGAAGGACGCCCGACGGGAATTCAAGCTCCTCTTGCTCG GAACTGGTGAAAGTGGGAAGAGCACTTTCATCAAGCAGATGAGGATCATCCATGGCCGCGGATACTCTGAGGAGGACAAGAGAGGTTTCACCAGGCTGGTCTACCAGAACATCTTCACAGCCATGCAGGCCATGATCCAGGCCATGAACACATTACAAATCCCCTACAAGTATGAACACAACAAG GCCAACGCCAGTATTGTCATGGGGGTGGACGTGGAGATGGTGACAACTTTAACAAACCCATATGTGGATGCCATCAAGAGCCTATGGAGTGACCCAGGGATTCAGGAATGTTACAATCGGAAGAGGGAATACCAGCTCTCAGACTCAACCAAATA CTATCTGAATGACTTGGACCGAATTGTTGACACTGCTTATTTGCCAACACAGCAGGATGTCCTGAGGGTCAGGGTGCCAACAACAGGTATTATAGAGTACCCCTTTGACCTGGAGAATGTGGTGTTCAG GATGGTGGATGTGGGTGGCCAGCGTTcggagaggaggaagtggatTCACTGTTTCGAAAATGTGACTTCCATCATGTTCCTGGTGGCGCTCAGCGAGTACGACCAGGTCCTTGTTGAGTCCGCCAATGAG AATCGAATGGAGGAAAGCATGGCCTTGTTCCGGACGATCATAACCTACAAGTGGTTCAGAGACTCCTCAGTCATCTTGTTCCTCAACAAGATTGATTTACTGGAGGAGAAAATCATGTATTCGCATTTGGTCGACTACTTCCCTGAATACGATG GCCCCCAGCGGGATGTCAAAGCAGGAAAGGAATTCATCTTAGATATGTTTGTCAGTCTCAACCCAAAcgagaaaaaaatcatctactCCCACTTCACCTGtgccacagacacagacaacatACGATTTGTCTTCCGTGCGGTGAAGGACCACATCTTGCAGGAAAACCTTGAAGTCTACAACTTGGTTTAA